A genomic segment from Pseudoduganella chitinolytica encodes:
- a CDS encoding beta-barrel assembly-enhancing protease, which yields MSATVGTNRYHSTVNAPQFPRRLVAVAAALLIAAPVAIPAPQPLAPAHVPNLPSLGDTSREALSPVTERKLGEEIMRDIRFDRDYLDDPPIIEYLNALGNNLVAARPGARGEANYDYFFFCVRDPMLNAFALPGGFIGVHSGLLLAAQTESELASVLSHEIGHVAQRHIARQLGEQKTDALIPLAAMVLAALAAKSNPDAAMGVMMGGQGLAIQRQLNFGRDAEREADRIGFQIMGAAGYETNGMVAFFQRLQVATRNYSDIVPAYLQSHPLTTERIADIQARIREQPYRQRVDALDFFLVRARARVLQDTSSKGLAETEEFLRNQLQQPSRHQIASAQYGMAILALKRHDYAGAQSWLDKAAATVDRPPAPGAFSSPLPKGVADSVLAYTSLEIKVDQVNKPEVIAQAIREGEVAHAKFPLSRGIVWQYADALIKGGKAEQAERFLRDQLQMYRSEPELQDLLAQAYSKLGKLALQHIALAESYALLGGTQAALDQLVLARKAPDASFYEHAVIDAREREWQAKRREAMGEKGKDKGTGFAVSGSVKAGPAQEMQEPVDPSCRGMLANSPRCADGRVGMPQATPWGQQRR from the coding sequence ATGTCGGCCACAGTCGGAACGAACAGGTATCATAGCACCGTGAATGCCCCCCAATTTCCCCGTCGTCTGGTTGCCGTCGCGGCAGCCTTGCTGATCGCCGCACCCGTCGCCATCCCGGCGCCGCAGCCGCTGGCGCCCGCGCACGTGCCGAACCTGCCGAGCCTGGGCGATACGTCGCGCGAGGCCCTGTCTCCCGTTACCGAGCGCAAGCTGGGCGAGGAGATCATGCGCGACATCCGCTTCGATCGCGACTACCTCGACGATCCGCCCATCATCGAATACCTGAATGCACTGGGCAACAACCTCGTCGCGGCGCGTCCTGGCGCGCGCGGCGAAGCGAACTACGACTATTTCTTCTTCTGCGTGCGCGACCCGATGCTCAATGCGTTCGCGCTGCCGGGCGGCTTCATCGGCGTCCATTCCGGCCTGCTGCTGGCGGCGCAGACGGAATCCGAGCTGGCTTCCGTGCTGTCGCACGAGATCGGCCACGTGGCGCAGCGTCATATCGCGCGCCAGCTGGGTGAGCAGAAGACGGATGCGCTGATCCCGCTGGCCGCGATGGTGCTGGCCGCGCTGGCCGCCAAGTCCAATCCCGATGCGGCCATGGGCGTCATGATGGGCGGGCAGGGCCTGGCGATCCAGCGCCAGCTGAACTTCGGCCGCGATGCCGAACGGGAGGCCGACCGCATCGGCTTCCAGATCATGGGCGCAGCCGGCTACGAGACCAATGGCATGGTGGCGTTCTTCCAGCGCCTGCAGGTGGCCACGCGCAACTACAGCGATATCGTGCCCGCGTATTTGCAAAGCCACCCGCTGACGACCGAACGGATTGCCGATATCCAGGCGCGCATCCGCGAGCAGCCGTACCGCCAGAGAGTCGATGCGCTTGACTTCTTCCTCGTGCGCGCCCGTGCCCGGGTGCTGCAGGACACGTCCAGCAAGGGCCTGGCGGAGACCGAGGAATTCCTGCGCAACCAGCTGCAGCAGCCCAGCCGGCACCAGATCGCATCCGCGCAGTACGGCATGGCGATCCTGGCGCTGAAACGACACGACTACGCCGGCGCGCAAAGCTGGCTGGACAAGGCTGCCGCCACGGTCGACCGGCCGCCCGCGCCCGGCGCGTTCAGCTCGCCGTTGCCGAAAGGCGTGGCCGACAGCGTGCTGGCGTACACGTCGCTGGAGATCAAGGTCGACCAGGTGAACAAGCCGGAGGTGATCGCCCAGGCCATTCGCGAAGGGGAAGTGGCGCATGCCAAGTTCCCGCTGTCGCGCGGCATCGTCTGGCAGTATGCCGACGCGCTGATCAAGGGCGGCAAGGCGGAGCAGGCCGAGCGCTTCCTGCGCGACCAGTTGCAGATGTACCGCAGCGAACCGGAGCTGCAGGACCTTTTGGCACAGGCGTATTCGAAGCTGGGCAAGCTCGCGCTGCAGCACATCGCGCTGGCCGAATCCTACGCGTTGCTGGGCGGTACGCAGGCGGCGCTGGACCAGCTGGTGCTAGCGCGCAAGGCGCCCGATGCGTCGTTCTACGAGCATGCCGTCATCGATGCCCGCGAGCGCGAATGGCAGGCCAAGCGGCGCGAGGCGATGGGCGAGAAGGGCAAGGATAAGGGGACGGGGTTTGCCGTCAGCGGCAGCGTCAAGGCGGGGCCGGCGCAGGAGATGCAGGAGCCGGTCGATCCTTCGTGCCGGGGCATGCTGGCCAATTCGCCGCGTTGCGCGGATGGGCGGGTGGGCATGCCGCAAGCGACGCCTTGGGGGCAGCAGCGGCGTTAG
- the moaC gene encoding cyclic pyranopterin monophosphate synthase MoaC: MTDQLTHFDNAGQAHMVDVGAKAETHRIAIATGTIRMKPETLAIILSGTAKKGDVLGIARIAAIMGAKRTSDIVPLCHPLALTRVTVDFETDEASSSVHCRAQVETYGKTGVEMEALTAVQVGLLTVYDMCKAVDRGMVMGEIRVREKHGGKSGDWTVTN, encoded by the coding sequence ATGACCGACCAGCTCACCCACTTCGATAACGCCGGCCAGGCCCACATGGTCGACGTCGGCGCCAAGGCCGAAACCCACCGCATCGCCATCGCCACCGGCACCATCCGCATGAAACCGGAAACCTTGGCGATCATTCTATCGGGAACTGCCAAGAAGGGCGACGTCCTGGGCATCGCCCGCATCGCCGCCATCATGGGCGCCAAGCGCACGAGCGACATTGTTCCGCTGTGCCATCCCCTCGCGCTGACGCGCGTGACCGTCGATTTTGAAACCGACGAAGCCTCGTCGTCCGTCCACTGCCGGGCGCAGGTGGAGACTTATGGGAAGACTGGCGTCGAGATGGAGGCGTTGACGGCGGTGCAGGTCGGGTTGTTGACCGTGTATGACATGTGCAAGGCGGTGGATCGGGGGATGGTGATGGGCGAGATCCGGGTGCGGGAAAAGCATGGTGGCAAGTCGGGCGATTGGACCGTGACGAACTAG